The Erigeron canadensis isolate Cc75 chromosome 1, C_canadensis_v1, whole genome shotgun sequence genome segment GAACTCAGTATAAAGCAATGTATGCACGAGACTAAAAAAGCAACCTGGGTCAATGGTACTGAACCCCTTACAGGGTTGTAGGCATACCTTTCATAGGCTTTGTGCATCCTTAACTACTGTTCCCAACTCCGAGGAGAAGGTTTGGGTAAGCTAATGAAAACTGCCATAATTTTGTATTTGGGACGTATACAAGaacatacatatttttttttataaaattttcgtgtattatttttatcatgatctaaaggtcaataTCTCgtcttattatttttaactttaacatttgttttacaataaccaaccaGACATAAAGAGTATCTATTAATTAGCATTTGGTCCATGACATAACGTACGTTGGACTAATGTAAAAATCCAAGAAGAGTGAGACACCCTTTCATCTTGTCTTGCACGTTAGGTTGCTAACACGATATAGTAAGTTCCAAAATAAAATGTCAATTTCACATGTAACATATTCTTTTGATATGTTGAATCTTTCCATATATTCTAGAATATTGTTGAAACTTTGCATATTCTCTTAAAGATTCCAACAATAAAACAATGTCTTTCAACcatatttgtgtgtgtttgaTTGAGATGGGATATATTTGAGAGACcacatatatattcaataacATGTTCGTAGTAAATGGATAATGTTTTTTCTGTTCGGGTGAGCGAGATGCGCACGACATGTCAAAACGAATCTATATAAAACGGGTCGGGTGAGTATAATATTTAGCGTTctaattttaacatgttttatagCAATAGTTTACTTTCAAggaaaaatcaatttaattatttgCATATACGTTGTAATGTCATATTTGTAAACTTCAAGAAAAATTAGTAAAGTACtgaacaattttcttttttgttcattGAACATTTTGTAATTCATTACGCTTCACGAGTTTAACTTTAGAACtaacaattacttttaaattcttttttgtataatatgtatatacttGATAAacgaaagaaaataaaagtctAGTAGAACATCACAAACACATAACTAGCAATTGTTCACATttagtatataatttaaaaaatttgaacaaaattaaGTTTTCATAAGCCATATACTGTACTTTTATAATAGATGATAAGGAGTAAACTTTGTGAGTGGCGTTGAAGAATTTCACATTGACTCAATGGAAAAAGACCTTTTAAGAAAGCCAAGCTTATGGgataaattttaaatgaaacttTTTATATTGCTGATGTTTCAAGTTAAAGAGGGCCATCATAATTTAAACAGGGGGCATTTATAGAAATTCTATAAAAACTTGATTCATTAGTGAATAAATACTAGTTGTCATTACTTAATTGGCCCAAGGTTATAGGGTGCCATTGCCCCCCCTCTTTCTATTGTGCATCCGCCCCTGTACGTCATAACCCAGTTAATTAACTTGGTGACCGTTTTTAACCACTTTTAATTTATGACCACTCCCGGGATGTTTATCTAGGGATGTTTCAAACCAAACATGACTCCTAACTTCGTAGCGTGCTTAGTGTTACAATAAAATTAAATGTTAGTTGAAATCTCAACTTTGATACGTGCCTGGATAGCTTGGAGTTAACTTTGGAAGTGAAAAACCATGCACATATATTGCACGTTGTTTTATATGTTCATGCGTAATAAATTATTGTTAGTATTATATAGTTGTTACTTACTTGGTCAAATGAGAGGATATGAGCGGTTACCATATTACACGTTTCCTCCTTGTTTTAGGCTCCACTTAGTGGTAATTAATTTATTTCAATTCCTTGTTTGTAATCAAGGTTATAAATAACCGTATGTTCTAGTATGGAACTATGAATGAAATATGAAAGTTTagtcttttctttctttaccCACTCTATGGGTTACTATATTTGGGAGTTTGTAGGTTTAATTTGTCCAACAAATCAAACCAAAAGTCAGACCCGAATTCACGAATAGATAGCCTGAACACAACTCAAACATTATTCTACGTCTTTCATATATATTCTATTACATATTTTTGAATCCGTCACTGCCACTAGATTAATTTAAGACGGTTAAGTTGAACACAAAAAGTTAACTCAGGATCAGCTTTCAAGGATGCTTGAACACAACCAACTCGTAGACGTACACCGCCCAGCATGGAATTACATTAATTTCCAGGTGTAGGCGCGGTTTCTCTGTCCCACAATTTGTGGGGCCAGAATCTCACAAACCAAACACCTGTAAACTCGTCCACATTCTCATTTTTCTCCAATGACCGCCCCTTTGTCTCTCGGGTAAAAAAGTAGGTCACGAAAAACCCTAACACACAAACTCCGCCCATTGCCTTTAAAGTATCAGACACCCCATCTCGAGAATTACGTGAAGTCCAAATAAACCCTATCGATCCAATTATCGCCCCGACTTTTCCAACTGCGCCAGAAATCCCGTGACAAGTTGCACGAAACCTTGCTGGGAAGAGTTCTGCTGGGACTATGAACGTCGTCGTGTTTGGTCCAAAATTGCAAAAAAAGAAGGTAAGTCCATAAAGTATTATGAACCCAATACCTGGATCGGATCCCCAACCGCCTGTATTAATTTTAGCGATAGTAAACAAGCTTACGGCCATAAAAAGGAACCCGGCTGCCTGAATTTTGACTCTTCCAACATAATCAATCATGTAAACTGTCACAAAATAGCCAGGGATAGTCGAGCTGATAGCAACGAGTGCTTGGAATTTCGCTACTTGCCATGCATCATCGTAGATATTCATATGGCTCTTATGAATCATTTTTCCTTTAAACGCGTGATATTGGAACAGATTGAGAGGGTAGAAAACAAGATCTATCAAAAACCAATTGGTTGAAGCAGCTATGAGATCACGACCATGTCGTCGCAAAAATTCCCGTGAAAAGAAAGGGTAGGTGTTCGATAAAGCTGCACGAGTGTCCGGTGTGCTCATCATCCTAACGTTTTCATATATTGAGCTTGGTGTGCTGAACATCTCAACATCTTCTCGTATTGAGCTTAGTGAAACGTTCAACACTTTCTCCATATCTTTTGCTGCTTGTAAAGTGTTTTTCTCTACCAAAGCTGTGAATCTATGATAACAGTATTCAAGAAACACAATAATTAGTGTCACAAAAGAAACGTCATTTCTAGTCAAAACAATCATGTTGATTAAAGGTATGTTTAGCAAAACTAGCTGATAGTTGTTATTTAAacttctaaaatatatatttaagattcTAATTGACAGGGTAATTGAAGCTATTAATAAAAAGGTATGAATGGACaaactaaataattaattatggaTTTGGTTGGTagttatatgaattaattaGGGTATTGGTGAAATATGATTATCCAAGTGCTCAAAATGCTAAAAGCTAGAAGATAACCACTTgcttaaaactaaaagttttaaGGTCCTGCAATCAAATGTGACATTTGTTTAAGAAAAGTTATTATCCTAAAAGCTACTCGTAAAAAACTGCTAGAAATCCTAAAAAGTTCCTTGCCAAAAAGGTCGGTTTGGACTCGGATCGTATTAGAAGGTAGTGTACCTGGCTGTTTCAGGCATCTTCATCCTCCAATAATAGGTCATAGCTGCTGGAATAGCACCAAACATGAGAATAAGCCGCCATGCCACGTCTGACTCAGGCGGGACAGAAGCAGTGTTTGCCCATAGTGGGAGTTGTAACGGGGTTGTTAACTTGTCagcaaaaactttaaaaatggaGCACACGGCCATGGTAATGACCGAACTCAAAAGTATTCCAAACCCTTGCATAGAGAACACACCGGCAATGAACGCTCCACGAGTCTTCTTATTGGCAAACTCGGACATAATTGTGGCTGATAACGGGTAGTCCCCTCCAATACCGATCCCAAGCAAAAACCGAAAGAACCCAAGGCTCACAAACACCATTGAGGTTAACCTTGAAAGTGAGAATCCGCATCCTAGGGATCCCACAACCATCATCAAAAGTGAAACACCGTACACTCGCCGACGTCCAACACGGTCACCAAGCCGTCCAAAAACAAGTTGCCCGACCACGGTCCCCATCAATGCAACTCCAATCATCGCGGATGCGATGGATTTTGGGATATTAAACCAATGTGTGTCGTTCCCATGTTTATCTACCTCAAACCAATCCTTTTCGTCCTCATTTCTATATACCTTGGAGTAATATATCCTTCCGATCATTCTCATGATCGGAGGGATACAGAATAAATCGTAACTATCAGTAAATAAACCCATACCGGCGATTATGATTGCTTTAAAGTGGTAATATTGTGTCTTTGCAGCATCAAGTGCTGATAAAACTTTCAGTGCCATTTTGGTATGAATTGTACTTGATCCGAACACAAGAATTTATATGATATGTAAAAtgcattaaaataaaacatggaTAAAACAATTTGTTTTTAGTAGGTAAAAATAG includes the following:
- the LOC122590925 gene encoding probable inorganic phosphate transporter 1-9 translates to MALKVLSALDAAKTQYYHFKAIIIAGMGLFTDSYDLFCIPPIMRMIGRIYYSKVYRNEDEKDWFEVDKHGNDTHWFNIPKSIASAMIGVALMGTVVGQLVFGRLGDRVGRRRVYGVSLLMMVVGSLGCGFSLSRLTSMVFVSLGFFRFLLGIGIGGDYPLSATIMSEFANKKTRGAFIAGVFSMQGFGILLSSVITMAVCSIFKVFADKLTTPLQLPLWANTASVPPESDVAWRLILMFGAIPAAMTYYWRMKMPETARFTALVEKNTLQAAKDMEKVLNVSLSSIREDVEMFSTPSSIYENVRMMSTPDTRAALSNTYPFFSREFLRRHGRDLIAASTNWFLIDLVFYPLNLFQYHAFKGKMIHKSHMNIYDDAWQVAKFQALVAISSTIPGYFVTVYMIDYVGRVKIQAAGFLFMAVSLFTIAKINTGGWGSDPGIGFIILYGLTFFFCNFGPNTTTFIVPAELFPARFRATCHGISGAVGKVGAIIGSIGFIWTSRNSRDGVSDTLKAMGGVCVLGFFVTYFFTRETKGRSLEKNENVDEFTGVWFVRFWPHKLWDRETAPTPGN